The Malus domestica chromosome 13, GDT2T_hap1 genome includes a window with the following:
- the LOC103443520 gene encoding serine/threonine-protein kinase STY13-like: MLEGGAKFTGIIGLNNHDINYDDLSQGFYLKLHEGEGTNMSIDSMQTSNDGGSVAMSIDNSSVGSNTNDSHTRILNHQGLRRRANDNYSVQHSVNHRGRVTHALSNDQLAQALLDSHSLTEGLENYEEWTIDLRKLNMGEAFAQGAFGKLYRGTYNGEDVAIKLLESPVNDLEKAQVMEQQFQQEVKMLATLKHPNIVRFIGACRKPMVWCIVTEYAKGGSVRQFLAKRQSRSVPLKLAVKQALDVARGFAYVHGLGLIHRDLKSDNLLISSDKSIKIADFGVARIEVQTEGMTPETGTYRWMAPEMIQHRHYTQKVDVYSFGIVLWELITGMLPFQNMTAVQAAFAVVNKGVRPIIPNDCLPVLCEIMTRCWDANPDVRPPFTEVVRMLEHAETEIMTTVRKARFRCCITQPMTAD; the protein is encoded by the exons ATGTTGGAGGGCGGTGCCAAATTCACTGGAATTATTGGTCTAAATAACCATGATATTAACTATGACGATTTGTCGCAAGGCTTCTACCTCAAACTCCATGAGGGTGAAGGTACCAACATGTCCATCGACAGTATGCAAACAAGCAATGATGGAGGCTCTGTAGCCATGTCTATAGACAACAGCAGTGTTGGTTCAAATACTAATGATTCGCACACTCGCATCTTGAACCACCAAGGCCTGCGGCGACGTGCAAATGACAACTACTCTGTGCAACATAGTGTTAACCACCGAGGAAGAGTCACACATGCTCTGAGTAATGATCAGCTTGCTCAAGCTCTACTGGACAGCCATTCCTTGACGGAGGGGCTTGAGAATTATGAGGAGTGGACAATTGACTTAAGAAAGCTAAacatgggtgaagcttttgcacAAGGTGCTTTTGGGAAGCTATATAGAGGTACCTACAATGGTGAAGATGttgccatcaaacttttggaAAGTCCGGTAAATGACCTAGAAAAGGCTCAGGTGATGGAGCAGCAGTTTCAACAAGAAGTCAAGATGCTGGCTACATTAAAGCATCCAAACATAGTTCGTTTCATTGGTGCCTGCCGTAAACCAATGGTTTGGTGCATCGTAACTGAGTATGCTAAGGGGGGTTCAGTTCGGCAGTTCTTGGCGAAGCGGCAGAGCCGATCAGTTCCATTGAAATTAGCTGTCAAACAAGCTTTGGATGTTGCGAGGGGGTTTGCGTATGTTCATGGGCTCGGTCTGATTCACAGGGACTTGAAATCTGACAACCTGTTGATTTCTTCAGACAAATCTATAAAAATTGCTGATTTTGGAGTTGCCCGTATTGAGGTGCAGACAGAAGGAATGACGCCGGAGACTGGGACATACCGCTGGATGGCGCC GGAGATGATCCAGCACAGGCATTACACACAGAAAGTTGACGTTTATAGCTTTGGGATAGTTCTTTGGGAACTTATAACAGGGATGCTTCCATTCCAGAACATGACAGCGGTACAGGCAGCATTTGCAGTTGTCAATAAGGGTGTCCGCCCTATCATTCCAAATGACTGCTTACCTGTTCTTTGTGAGATCATGACGAGATGTTGGGATGCAAACCCTGATGTCAGGCCACCCTTCACTGAAGTCGTGAGAATGCTCGAGCATGCAGAGACTGAGATCATGACGACTGTTCGGAAGGCTCGGTTCAGGTGTTGCATTACCCAACCAATGACAGCGGACTGA